TATGTCAATTCTCAAAATTTGGCAAATGAAGATTGGTTAATTTCNCCGGAAATTGATTTGAGTGACGTTACTACAGCTCATTTTTCTTTTGACCANGTTGCACGTTATTTNGCTGATTTGGCAAATGAAGCAACCGTATGGATTTCAGAAGATTATACAGAAGGTTTACCTTCTACGGCAACTTGGGCTCAAGTTACAACAAATCCATTTGTTGATCCGGGAAGTTGGACTTTTGGAAGTTCAGGACAAATAAGTTTAACTCAATATGCCGGTAAAAAAATCAAAATAGCTTTTAAGTATTTATCAACAAATACAAAAGCAGGATCTTGGGAAATAAAAAACTTTGTTGTCTCTACCGGTGAAGCTGTCGTNGTAAAATACAATTATGGAGAAGGAACGGAAGATGTACCTTACACTGTGTTAGGCGCCAGCGTAAACCAATCCAATAAACTTGCTTGGGTAAAAGGATATATTGTTGGATATATATGGTATGCAAATGGAGGAAACTCTTATTATTTCAGTTCAGACTCTTGTACCCAGAAAACAAATTTAATGGTGGCTGATTCTACAGGAAATATTTATTTAAGTCAATGTATGGCAGTTCAGTTACCCTCCGGAGCAGTACGTGATGGTATAAACTTAGCTGACCATAAGTCATTAATTGGACAAAAAGTTACTTTATACGGCAATCTTACAGCATACTTTGGTATGACCGGGTTAAANAANACATCTTATTATATATTAGAAGACGGTACTACCGGAGGAACAAAACCGGTATATCCAATTTATACCGAAACATTTATTTCACGTCAGGGAGACTTTACTGTGGATAATAAGATACTCCCTTCAGGATTTACATCTATTTGGAATCCATCATCTTATGGAATAACAGCGTCAGGATATAAATCAGGNAANNANGNTTCNGAAAGTTGGTTGATTTCTCCATCAATTAATCTTGCCGGTTATACTTCTATAGGAATGTCGTTTGATCACACAATTAATTATACAAATTCAACAAACTTGAAAACTTTCCACACTTTGTGGATATCAACCGATAATGGTACAACTTGGACTCAATTAACTATTCCGGTATATCCAGCAGGTTCAAATTGGACATTTGTAAATTCAGGCGATATTGATTTGAATTCATATATAGGACAAACAATCAAAGTTGCATTTAAATACCAAAGTTCAACATCATCTGCGGGAACGTGGGAAGTGAAGAATTTCCAAATTTATAAGAGATAATCCGTAAAGAAAAAATAAAAATTATATTATTTCGTCCTAAAGTCTATAAGAAGTCTTTAGGACGATTTTTTTGTTTCTATTTGACAGGTATTTTCTTTTATTAGGACTAATATGTTTTAGATTATTTTTATATTTGCAAAAATAATTGATGCCTGATGAAATTAGTTACAAGACATATTTTTTTGATTATTCTTTTGGTTTTTCCTGTTTTTTTGTTTTCTCAGAATAATATTGATTCTCTACTTAAAGTACTTGATAAAATTGTAGATGATTACCAATTCTATTCTGAAAAAAAAGAAAAAAATATAGCTCAATTAAAAGAATTACTTGCATACACATCATCAGAAAATCAACAATATGATATCTGTGCTAAATTATTTGACGAATATCGTTCATACAAGTCGGATTCCGCATTAATTTATGCTAGAAAAAAACTGGAAATAGCAGAGTTTTTAAATGAAAAGCCAAAAATCAATGATGCTCGCTTGAATTTAGCTTCTATTATGGGAGTTATGGGAATGTATAAAGAATCGATAGATATTCTTAATGCAGTAGATATTAATGACTCTCCGGATTTGAAAGCATATTATTTTCACATTTACAGAACGGTTTATGGTTTTATGTCTGATTATGCGGTCTCAAATCAGGAAAAAACTCGTTACGATTATCTTACCGCTAATTATCGAGATTCATTATTGATAGTCAATGCTCCTTCATCCGGACCGCACGTAATGGTAAAATCAGATCAATTAATTGTAAATGGGCAATATGATGAAGCATTAAAGATTCTTTTACCATATTTTCCTACTATTAAAGACAATATGCACGACAAAGCCATTATTGCCTATAGCATAGCGATGGCTTATAAAGGAAGGAACGATAGAGAACAGGAAAAATATTGGCTTACGATATCTGCAATCAACGATTTGGAATCAGCAACAAAAGAATACATCTCATTACGGAATTTATCTTTTTTGCTATACGAAAG
The genomic region above belongs to uncultured Paludibacter sp. and contains:
- a CDS encoding conserved exported hypothetical protein (Evidence 4 : Unknown function but conserved in other organisms); this encodes MKKNLLYGILALLLGLVYTACSNADEYVPNIPEETQKVIYSELFSDSITAFXAISVSGDQQWVLASSSSGSYAYMTGYVNSQNLANEDWLISPEIDLSDVTTAHFSFDXVARYXADLANEATVWISEDYTEGLPSTATWAQVTTNPFVDPGSWTFGSSGQISLTQYAGKKIKIAFKYLSTNTKAGSWEIKNFVVSTGEAVVVKYNYGEGTEDVPYTVLGASVNQSNKLAWVKGYIVGYIWYANGGNSYYFSSDSCTQKTNLMVADSTGNIYLSQCMAVQLPSGAVRDGINLADHKSLIGQKVTLYGNLTAYFGMTGLXXTSYYILEDGTTGGTKPVYPIYTETFISRQGDFTVDNKILPSGFTSIWNPSSYGITASGYKSGXXXSESWLISPSINLAGYTSIGMSFDHTINYTNSTNLKTFHTLWISTDNGTTWTQLTIPVYPAGSNWTFVNSGDIDLNSYIGQTIKVAFKYQSSTSSAGTWEVKNFQIYKR
- a CDS encoding Regulatory protein SusR — translated: MKLVTRHIFLIILLVFPVFLFSQNNIDSLLKVLDKIVDDYQFYSEKKEKNIAQLKELLAYTSSENQQYDICAKLFDEYRSYKSDSALIYARKKLEIAEFLNEKPKINDARLNLASIMGVMGMYKESIDILNAVDINDSPDLKAYYFHIYRTVYGFMSDYAVSNQEKTRYDYLTANYRDSLLIVNAPSSGPHVMVKSDQLIVNGQYDEALKILLPYFPTIKDNMHDKAIIAYSIAMAYKGRNDREQEKYWLTISAINDLESATKEYISLRNLSFLLYESGDINRAYKYIRRSLDDALFCNARLRTFEISQMLPIIDKAYQHQTASRQKLMFITIIIISILSVLLLTAMFFVYRQMKKLSVARKELSKINEQLNSLNNELYSTNNQLKNTNNVLVEANLIKEEYIGRYMDQCSEYIDKLDNYRRSLNKTAMAGKMEELTKSLKSKDLVENELKEFYHNFDITFLQLFPNFVENFKDLLIDDEYLQLKSGMLMNTELRIFALIRLGITDSVKISHFLRCSLSTVYNYRAKMRNKAKGNRDEFEENVMLIGIAQ